A section of the Schistosoma haematobium chromosome ZW, whole genome shotgun sequence genome encodes:
- the PDE5A_4 gene encoding cGMP-specific 3',5'-cyclic phosphodiesterase (EggNog:ENOG410V5DZ~COG:T), which produces MENCHAILQLQVVFGKLFTISISVRFHRRPTAGSSAVRSVLIYGSETWPSRVEDTRKLLVFDHRCLRNIVGVCWDHRVSNSEVRCRVLGNDGKSVDEVVNLHRLRWLGHVLRMPNDRLPRPAMFSGIGVGWKKARGGQTKTWHKSMKSLTSGLSHVGRCRLPGWGPRDDSNRWLETLNDMAQNRLQWRRCIHSLCSPKF; this is translated from the coding sequence atggagaactgtcatGCGATTTTGCAACTTCAAGTGGTGTTTGGCAAGCTGTTCACCATCTCCATTTCTGTTCGATTTCATCGTAGGCCTACTGCTGGGAGttcggcagttcgttctgttttaatttacggcagcgaaacatggccatcaagagtagaagacactcgcaagctactagtatttgaccacagatgccttagaaatattgttggcgtctgctgggatcaccgggtaagtaatagtgaggttagatgcagggtattagggaatgatggtaaatcagttgatgaggttgtgaatcttcatcgactgagatggctgggacatgtgttacgtatgcccaacgaccgactgcctcgacctgctatgttcagtggtataggagtaggttggaagaaagctaggggcggccaaaccaaaacatggcacaagtccatgaagtcactgacaagtggactgagccatgttggtaggtgtagactacctggttggggaccacgagatgatagcaaccgatggttagagaccctgaatgacatggctcaaaatcgtttgcaatggcgcaggtgcatccactctttgtgttctcccaaattctaa